TTCGCGTCCGCATCCGACAGCAGTCCCAGCCTGCAGGCCTCTTGGAAGGTCTCCTCGGACGGCAAGCCCCTCAACGCGGCGTGCCGGTTCGCATGCGCGAGAACGAGCGCCTGCGCGATGAAATCGAGATCGGTCAGGCCGCCCCTCGCGAGCTTGAGATCCCACGGGTCGTCGTCACCCTTTTCCTGCGCGATCAGGTCGCGCATCGCGCGCACCTCCGCCGTCACGTGGCGAGGGTCGCGCGCGGCGCCCACGATATCCTTGATGGACCGGGCGACGGGCGGCGCAAAATCGGCATCGGCGAACAGGATGCGGGCGCGCGTGAGAGCCATATGCTCCCACAGTTCGGCCTCGCTGTGCTGATAGGCGACAAAGCCCTTGTACTGCGCGGCGAGCGGCCCTTTGCCGCCCTGTGGCCTCAGGCGCAGGTCGACCTCGTAGAGAAGCCCGCGCCGGGTCGGCACGGTCAGCGCAGCGACAAGCCGCTGCGTGAGGCGCGTATGATACACGACAGCGTCGAGGGAACGGGGACCGGTGCTCTCGCGCCGCTCCTCGTCGAAATCGTAGACGACGACGAGGTCGAGATCGGAACCCGCCGTGAGCTCCTTGGTGCCCAGGCGACCGAGCCCGAGAATGGCGACCTTGGCGCCGGGAACCACGCCGTGCTCCGCTTCGAATTCCTGCCGGACGCGCGCGAAGGAGGCCCGGACGATTGCGGCCGCGATCGCCGCATAGGCTTCGCCCGCCTGCGCGGGAGAGATGATTCCGGAGAGAAGCCGCGCGCCCGTGATGAACCGCATCTGCCGCGCCGCATCGCGGGCGCGGTCGAGAAACTCCTCGTAATTGGCGGGACTTGCGATGATCTGGCGCACATGCTCCTCGATCGCCGCCTCGTCGACCCGCGGAATGCCGAAGGCGGGATCGATCAGGACATCGAGCACGTGCGGCGATTGCGCGACCGTGTTGGCGAGCCGCGGCGCGGTCCCGAGAAGGTCCGCGAAGCGCAGGCGCAGCTTGTCGTGGGATTGCAGGATCGTGAGGAGCTCGACGGCGGCCGGCATGCGGCCGAACGCGCTGTCGAGAGCAGCGAGCGCACCATCGGGATCGGCGGTGCCGCCGAGCGCCGAAAGCAGGGCCGGAGTGAGCTCGGTCAGCACCTCGCGGGCCCGCGCGCTGGTGATGGCGGACCGACGCCCGAAATGCCAGCCGCGCACGGTCTCGGCCGCTTTCTCCGGCTCGCGGAAACCCATGCGCTGAAGCGTGGCCAGAGTCTCCGGATCGTCGCTCGTGCCGGTGAAGACCAGGCTGCCCACATCGGATGCGAGTTCCGGTCCCTCCTCGAAGAGCAGCGCGTAATGGCCCTGCACGATCTTCGCCTGATCCGTCAGCGCTTTCGAGAACGCCTCGAGGCCGGGATAGCCGCAGAAATGCGCGAAGCGCTCGAGCTCTTCCTCGCCCGAGGGAAGACGCTGCGTCTGCTCGTCGGCGACCATCTGGAGCCGGTGTTCGATGGTCCTCAAGAAGCGGTAGGCGTGGGAGAGCTCATCGCGCGCCTGGGCCGTGATCCAGCCTTCGTTGTGCAGCTCGACCAGCATGTCGAGGGTGCGCCGCCCCCGGAGCGCCGGGCGCCTGCCGCCGAAGACGAGCTGCTGCGTCTGCACGAAGAACTCGATCTCGCGGATGCCCCCGCGTCCGAGCTTGATGTCGTGGCCCGCCACCGCGATCTCGTCATGCCCGCGCACCGCATGGATCTGCCGCTTCATGGCGTGCACGTCGGCGATGGAGGCGAAATCGAAATACTTGCGCCAGATGAAGGGCCGCAGCTCCTTGAGGAAGGTTTCGCCCAGCGTCAGATCGCCCGCGACGGGTCTCGCCTTGATGAAGGCGGCGCGCTCCCAGTTCTGCCCGAGGGTCTCGTAATAGACATAGGCCGAGGAGAGCGACATCGCCGTGGGCGTCGAGCCCGGGTCCGGCCGCAGGCGGTAATCGACGCGATGCACATAGCCGTCCGGCGTGCGCTCCTGCAGCAGCCGGGCCAACTGCTGCGCGATGCGGGTATAGATGGTCGTCGCCTCGGCCCCCTCTTTGATCGCCCGCGTTTCGGGATCGAAGAAGATCACGAGGTCGATGTCGCTCGAATAGTTGAGCTCCCCTGCCCCGTGCTTGCCGAGCGCGAGCACCGTGACGCCCGAACCCTCGCCCGGCATCTCCGGGTTCTGAAGCGTGATGCGGCCGAGATCCGCGGTGTCCGTCAGGATCAGGTTCAGGCCGCCCGAGACCGAGGCATCCGCGAAATCGGAAAGGGCCTGCGTCACAGCTTCCGTTCCCCAAAGGCCGCCGATATCGGCAAGGGCGACCAGGAGCGCATGGGCGTTGCGGTTGCGCCGGAAGGCCCTCGTTGCATCGTCGCGGGTGATCTCGCCCGCTCGCACACGGCGGAACAGGTTCGCCTGACCGGCCAGGATAGCGGCATGGACGGCTTCCGGCTCTCCGAGGGCAAGCTGCGCCGCGCGAACCGGATCGGCCAGAACGAGCTGCCAGAGGAAGGGCGAATAGTCGGCAAGGGCCATAAGGAGATCGCGGAGGAATCCCTTCTCGAGATGCTCCACAAGGGCTGCCGCCTCCGGTTCCCGGCGGGCCCGCTCCATGAACTCCGCGAGTTCAGCCTTGGCCTTCTTGCGGTCGGAAACGGGCGGGGCCTGCGTTAGGCGGCTGATGAGGGAGCAGTTCTGGTCCGGCACGGCCAATCCATTTATGTCTCGAGATGGCCTGAGTGTTCATGCCGACGGACAAGAGGCAACCGAAAAGTGAGTCGCATTCCTCCGCCGCGAGGCTCAGGCGGCGGACGGCAGGGCGGCCGGTGCGGCGGGTGCGTCCTTCAAGGGCAGGATCAGGACGACGCGCAGCCCGGGCGCGTTATCCTCCATGAGAAGGCGCCCCTCATGGAGCCGCGCCACGGCGGCGGCAAGGCTCAGGCCGAGACCGAAGCCCGGGCGCGACCGCGCGGATTCCAGCCGCACGAACCGCTCCAGGACGTGGCTGCGCTCCCCCTCCGGAATGCCGGGCCCGTGATCCGCCACGACGATCCTCACCTCCTGGCCGATGCGCTGAGCCGACACGGCGATGGTCTGTGCGCTGCCGTCGGGGGCTGCACCGTACTTGAGCGCATTGTCGAGGAGATTGGCCATCGCCTGGCCCAGCAGTTCACGGCTGCCATGGATCGGCAATCCGCTTTCGACGGAGACCTCGAGCGATACGCCGACCTCCTCCGCCACGGCCTCGTAAAGCTCGGCGACGTCCTGCACGGCTTCCGCCGCATCGAAATCGGCCAGAGCCTCGCGCGCATTGCCGGCCTCCAGCCGGGCGATCATGAGAAGCGCGTTGAAAATCCGGATCAGATTGTCGCTTTCCTCGATCGTGGCCTCCAGCGCGGCCTTGAGCTCGTCTGGAGTCTTGGCCGTGCGCAGCGCCTCGTCGGCCTTGTTGCGCAGCCTCGTCAGCGGCGTCTTCAGGTCGTGCGCGATGTTGTCGGACACTTCGCGCATGCCGCGCATCAGCTCGCCGATGCGGTCGAGCATGTCGTTGAGGTTCTCGGCCAGGCGGTCGAGTTCGTCGCCCGTACCGGCGATCTTCAATCGCCCGTCGAGATCGCCGGCCATGATGTCGCGCGTGATGTCGGTCATGTCGTCGACGCGCTTGAGCACCCGCCGCGCGATGAACCAGCTTCCCAGGCAGCCGAGGACGCCGATGAACAGCAGGGAATAGCCGATCGCCTTGTGGATGACGTCGCGCAGGCGGATGCGCTCCTCGATGTCGCGGCCGACCAGCAGGCGGAAACCGCCGGGCAGGAGATAGACGCGCACGAGGGCGAGGTTGGGCTTCGTGTCCGTCTCGTCCGTGCGGTTGTAGAGCGTCTCGAACTGCCCCACGCGGTCGATCACGCCGGGCGGCAGGGCCCCGACATTGCCGGCAACCCGTTCGCCGAGTTCGGTGGTCACGAGATAGAGCGAAGCGCCTGGCGTGCGGGAGCGCCGGTCGACCACGTTCACCAGGCGGCGCAAGCCTCCGATCCTGTATTGCTCGGCCAGCCCGTTGATCTCGTTCTCGATGGTCGAGACGAACTGATCGGTCAGCACCTTCTCGGCGCTCCAGGCGACATAGCCCAGCGTCACGAAGGCGAAAAGCGTGAAGACGACGAGATAGGCGAAGGACAGCTTGAACGCGGTGGTCCGGAAGAGTTTGCCGAGGCCGGTCATCGGGGCGCGCTCATTCCTCACCCTCCACCGAACCGACCCGGACCATGTAGCCCGCGCCGCGGATGGTATGGATGAGCGGCTTCTCGAAACCCTTGTCGATCTTGGACCGCAGCCGCGAGACGTGAACGTCGATCACGTTGGTCTGGGGATCGAAGTGGTAGTCCCACACATGCTCCAGCAGCATGGTGCGCGTGACGACCTGATTGGCGTTCTTCATCAGGTATTCGAGCAGCCTGAACTCGCGCGGCTGCAGCACGATCTCCTGGCCCGAACGCGTCACGCGATGCGAGAGGCGGTCGAGTTCGAGATCCGCGATGCGGTAGATCGTCGGCTCGGCGTTCGGCGCGGAGGCGCGGCGCCGCGCGAGAACCTCGACGCGCGCCAGAAGCTCGGAGAAGGCGTAAGGCTTCGGAAGATAGTCGTCGCCGCCGGCCCGCAGACCCTTCACCCGGTCGTCGACCTGCCCCAGGGCGGACAGGATGAGGACCGGCGTCTCGACCTTCTGCTCGCGCAGGGAGCGGATGAGGGAGAGGCCGTCGAGTTTCGGCAGCATGCGGTCGACCACGAGCACGTCGTAATCTCCGGCCTCGGCCATGGCGTATCCGTCGAGCCCGTCGGCAGCGTGGTCCGCCACGTGGCCCGTCTCCCGGAACGCCTTCGCAAGGTAGGAGGCTGCCTCTTTGTCGTCCTCGATGATGAGAATCCGCATCGCCTGTCTTCAACGCACGTTAAGCCCGCGGCGGCCGGCCCTGGAGGGGGGAGGAGGCCGGCCGCCGCGGGCAGAAGACACCAGGTGTCGGGGGCAATCAACATTTAAGATCCTGGTGCCCTGGTTCTGTGCCGAAGGATCAGGCTCCCTTCGGCTGACT
This window of the Microvirga sp. TS319 genome carries:
- a CDS encoding bifunctional [glutamine synthetase] adenylyltransferase/[glutamine synthetase]-adenylyl-L-tyrosine phosphorylase; translation: MPDQNCSLISRLTQAPPVSDRKKAKAELAEFMERARREPEAAALVEHLEKGFLRDLLMALADYSPFLWQLVLADPVRAAQLALGEPEAVHAAILAGQANLFRRVRAGEITRDDATRAFRRNRNAHALLVALADIGGLWGTEAVTQALSDFADASVSGGLNLILTDTADLGRITLQNPEMPGEGSGVTVLALGKHGAGELNYSSDIDLVIFFDPETRAIKEGAEATTIYTRIAQQLARLLQERTPDGYVHRVDYRLRPDPGSTPTAMSLSSAYVYYETLGQNWERAAFIKARPVAGDLTLGETFLKELRPFIWRKYFDFASIADVHAMKRQIHAVRGHDEIAVAGHDIKLGRGGIREIEFFVQTQQLVFGGRRPALRGRRTLDMLVELHNEGWITAQARDELSHAYRFLRTIEHRLQMVADEQTQRLPSGEEELERFAHFCGYPGLEAFSKALTDQAKIVQGHYALLFEEGPELASDVGSLVFTGTSDDPETLATLQRMGFREPEKAAETVRGWHFGRRSAITSARAREVLTELTPALLSALGGTADPDGALAALDSAFGRMPAAVELLTILQSHDKLRLRFADLLGTAPRLANTVAQSPHVLDVLIDPAFGIPRVDEAAIEEHVRQIIASPANYEEFLDRARDAARQMRFITGARLLSGIISPAQAGEAYAAIAAAIVRASFARVRQEFEAEHGVVPGAKVAILGLGRLGTKELTAGSDLDLVVVYDFDEERRESTGPRSLDAVVYHTRLTQRLVAALTVPTRRGLLYEVDLRLRPQGGKGPLAAQYKGFVAYQHSEAELWEHMALTRARILFADADFAPPVARSIKDIVGAARDPRHVTAEVRAMRDLIAQEKGDDDPWDLKLARGGLTDLDFIAQALVLAHANRHAALRGLPSEETFQEACRLGLLSDADAKDLVEAHRQFNAIFQWQRLAIEGAFVPDRVSPAIFKRLATIAGLPDAKVLLTHLNAMRAHVREIYDRVLS
- a CDS encoding ATP-binding protein, which encodes MTGLGKLFRTTAFKLSFAYLVVFTLFAFVTLGYVAWSAEKVLTDQFVSTIENEINGLAEQYRIGGLRRLVNVVDRRSRTPGASLYLVTTELGERVAGNVGALPPGVIDRVGQFETLYNRTDETDTKPNLALVRVYLLPGGFRLLVGRDIEERIRLRDVIHKAIGYSLLFIGVLGCLGSWFIARRVLKRVDDMTDITRDIMAGDLDGRLKIAGTGDELDRLAENLNDMLDRIGELMRGMREVSDNIAHDLKTPLTRLRNKADEALRTAKTPDELKAALEATIEESDNLIRIFNALLMIARLEAGNAREALADFDAAEAVQDVAELYEAVAEEVGVSLEVSVESGLPIHGSRELLGQAMANLLDNALKYGAAPDGSAQTIAVSAQRIGQEVRIVVADHGPGIPEGERSHVLERFVRLESARSRPGFGLGLSLAAAVARLHEGRLLMEDNAPGLRVVLILPLKDAPAAPAALPSAA
- a CDS encoding winged helix-turn-helix domain-containing protein produces the protein MRILIIEDDKEAASYLAKAFRETGHVADHAADGLDGYAMAEAGDYDVLVVDRMLPKLDGLSLIRSLREQKVETPVLILSALGQVDDRVKGLRAGGDDYLPKPYAFSELLARVEVLARRRASAPNAEPTIYRIADLELDRLSHRVTRSGQEIVLQPREFRLLEYLMKNANQVVTRTMLLEHVWDYHFDPQTNVIDVHVSRLRSKIDKGFEKPLIHTIRGAGYMVRVGSVEGEE